In Arcobacter sp. F155, the genomic window GTTGTAGGAAGAGTTAATAACACACTTACCTTCCAAGCTACCAAAAATGAGATGCACATTAATCCAAAAGATCTTTTCAAAATATAATAAAAATCATTATAAATTATTAAATAAAAATAAAATTAAATTTTTATATATTTTTTCTTATATTTTTTTAATATATTAAGCCTATTTTTTATAGAATAGCTACCTTAATAAAAGGTATGCAATGAGAAAAAATATTACGCTTTATACGATAGTTATGATTATTATGCTTTCAGTTACTATATCCATATTTAGTCTTTATAATCTAAGAAAGACAGGGATTAAATCTGCAATTCACAATGCACAATCTATTTCAGAGGTTGTTAAAAGTGGATTAACTGCACATATGATTAATGGTAATATGCAAGACGTTGATACATTTATAAATTCTGCATCTAATATTAAAAATGTAGAACAACTATGGCTAGTAAGAAGTAAATATGTTAATGAACAATTTCCATCTTCTCACTTAAAAAACCCTCCTAGAGATGACTTTGATAAAAAAGCACTTGCAACAGGAAAAATGCAATATATAATAGAAGAAGAGATTACAAGCACAACAGTAAGGGTTACTATTCCATATAACGCAGTTGCCGAAAAGGGAATTGATTGTTTAAAATGCCACCAAGTAGAACAAGGTACAACATTAGGTGCAGTTTCTATTGTCTTAGATATTAGTACTATCAAAGAAATAGGTATTGAATCTATTTATGTAATTACTGTTTTAATTTTAACAACAATTATTTTATTTATTTTAGTTAGTAGAAGATTAATAAGTCCATACCTAAGACTATTTGACAAGTTTAAAATAAATATCAATCAAGCAACACATGGTAGATTTAAAGGAATTGTTCCTCCATCTGGCTTATCAGCAGAGATGATTCATATTACAGAAGATTACAATAATTTAATTCAGTCATTTAAAGATACTGCTGTTGATATTGATAAGAAACTTCAAGGTTTCGTTGGATTTAAAGCTTCAAATAAAAATAGAAATCCACTTAAAGACTCAAAAGAGATTATTGATAATCTATCAAATCTATATCAATTTAAAAAACAAATTGAGTTAGATAATACAAAAGAAGAAATCTACGATAGATTAGCAGAAGTATTAAGAAATAAGTTCAATTTAAAGAACTTCTCATTTGTAGAAATCGATATGAAAAAACAAAAAATGACTACAATGAAAGAGTGTGGAGAGTCGTTATATTGTGATGAAACTTTAAAAAATAATCCTGAAGCTTGTAGGGCAGCAAGAACCAAAAGTGATGTAATGTCAGTTCAGTTCCATAACACTTGTCCACATTTTGATAGTGATAAACTATACTATTGCTTCAATGTAGATATTACACAAAGTTTATATTTAATTATTAACTGTGTTTGTGATACACAAGAAGAGCTTGAAGAACTAAAAGAGAAAACTGTATTTATCAAAAGTTATCTAAAAGAGTCTGTACCTTCTATTGAAGTTAAACTTCTTATGAATGCTTTACAAGAATCTGCATTTACAGATGGATTAACTGGTCTATATAATAGAAAATTCCTTGAAGAGTATACTAAGAAAATGCTTCCTCAAGTAAAAAGAGATGGAACTAATATTGCACTTTTAATGCTTGATATGGACCACTTCAAAGCTGTAAATGATGAGTATGGTCATGATATTGGGGATAAAGTACTTAAAGAGCTTGCTAGAATTTTAAATGAGACAGTAAGAGAATCAGATATCATCATTAGATATGGTGGTGAAGAGTTTATGATTTTACTTATGGGTGTAAACAGTGATGAGGATGCCCTAAACGTAGCAAGAAAAATTGGAGATAAAGTAAGAGAAAATGAAATTGATGTTTATGCAGGAAACAAACTAAAGAAAACTGTTAGTTTAGGTCTTTCTATGTATCCAGAAGATTCAAGTTCATTTGAAACTGTTATCAAGAATGCTGATATTGCTTTATATGAAGCAAAAAATAGCGGAAGAGATAAAGTAGTTAGATTTAAAGAAGAACAAGTTTCAAGTGTTGACTTGTTCTAATATAGAAGCTAATTAATTTTAATTAGCTTCTACTAGTTGATTCTCATCAGCTATATAATCATGTTTAATACAGTGTTCACATCGAATAATATCATCATAATTAATAGTTGATAATTCTAACTCTTTAAACTCATCTTGTATTATTTTTATTGCCTCTTCATCAGCAGAATACAAAATAGATTTACCTTCTACATTTCCGCTAACTACCTTATCAGTTTTAGATAAAACATTTTTAAGACTCTCTTCCCAATAAGAGATTAAATCTTCATTATCTTCTAATTCATCATAACGAATATCCCATTGGGCACAAAGGTCTGGTAAAAGACCACATGTTCGCTTGTCGTAAAAGTCGATTGTAATTCCTTGAAGTTTCATAATAAACTCCTTAATTATTATATAATTAATTCTATAACTAGCACTCTTAAGAATTAAAGTAATAAAAAAACTAATTACTTAAATTAAGATTACTTTGGCAAAAGTTTTATGGTAAACTCTGCCCCTTTATATTCTTGATCTAAATATGAGTACTCATGATTTACGACACTTATTTCCCCACCTAAATGTTTAGTAACAATTTGATTTGTCATATAAAGACCTATTCCCGTACCCTGTGATTGATGTTTTGTAGTAAAATATGGTTCAAAAATCTTATTAACATACTCTTTTTTTATTCCCATTGCATTATCTTTTATAGTAATAATAAAATTCTCTTTTTTCTTAAATAAATCAATAAAAACATATCTATTAAATTCACTATCATCAAGATTACTCAAAGCATCATTTGCATTATTTAATAGATTGATTAAAGCTTGAATAAATAGATTCTCATTGCATTCAAAAAATAAATCATCTTCAAGATTTAGTATTAAAGTTATATCTTTTGTTTTAAATGAATCCTTTACTAATGAAATTACCTTAAAAATAGCCTCTTTTAGATTGACGCTTTTTTTAATTTGAGAATCAGAAAGAAAGAAGTTTCTAAAATCATCAATTGTAGATGAAAGATATTGGGCATATTTATTGATATTATCTAGATTTAACATTAACTCCTCATCTTCTAGTATTCCCATCTCTTTTTTTAGTTTTGTACCAGTTGCTACACTTGCAATTACAGATAAAGGTTGTCTCCATTGATGTGAGATATTACCTAACATTTCCCCTAAAGATGCAATTTTTGATTGCTGATACATCATCTCTTGATTTTTTATTTGCTCTGTTATATCAATGATATATCCAATAAAATTCACAACACAATTTTCATTATCTATTTCAGTTGCGGTATAATCAAGTACCCACTTTTCTTGACCACTTTTTGTGATTATTCGATAAGGTTCATGTTTAAAATAGTCTTTCTTCTTATTTAATGATTTTTTATATTCACTTTTTACTCTTATTAAATCATCTTTGTGAATACAATTAAAGTAGTCAATTTCATTGTTTAAAAACTCTTTTTTTGAGTATCCTAAAAGTTTTTTAATACTTAATGAAGCATATTCAATAGTCCATATCTCATCATTTTTCCATTTTAGTAATACTGAGTCACCCTTATCAAATAATGACAATAATACTTGTTGAGATTTAGTTAAAGAGTTAGCAAGTATATTTAACTCCTTTAACTCATTTTCCCTTCTTTTTAACTCTGTAATGTCATGACCTATTCCTAAAACTCCAATGATATTATCATCTTTATCTTTCATGGCTTTTTTTGAAGTATGCAATAAAACCTCTCTTCCATCTGAAGCATAAGTCACTTTCTCTTCATTTTTATTAACACCTTTTGCTTTCATTGCTTTTTTATCATTCATTCTAAAAAAATCAGCAAGTGCTTTATCTACATAGTCATAATCAGTTTTACCAACTATATTTCCCTCTTTATCCCCAAAGAACTTTTCAAACTCTGGATTACAAGCTAAATATACACCATCTTGGTCTTTTAGCCATACCATATCAGGAATTGTAAGTAAAATATTTTTAAGTAGTATCTGTTTTTGATTTAACTGTTCTTCATATTTTTTTCTTAAAGAGATATCATTTATTGTCCATAAAATACCCTTAGACAAATCTGCTGGTCTATTTTCATCTAAAGCCTTTCCTGACATTCTACACCACACAGGAACATTATCTTTTCGTTTTAATTTATACTCTATATCGAAGGTTCTATCTTCTATTAAACTAGGATGAGACTTTTTATAAAACTCTTTTCTCTTTTTTTCACTTATATGAAATATTGTAGTATGAAGCCCAATAAACTCTTTTGCAGATTCATATCCCATCATCTCTGCAAATCTATGGTTTGCATCAAGAATTTCACCCTCTTTTGAAACATAAACAATCCCAGAGTGAGAGTTATCAAATAGAAGTTTTAAATTCTTTTCTCTATTTTTTAATGTAGAAGTATATTCATGTTTTTCGATAGCTTTTGCAGCGATATTTGCATATGTCTCTATGTACTTTAAATCATAACTATTTGGAGAAGATGGCTTTTCATTATATATTGCAAATGTACCTAAAACTTCATTGTTAGAAGAGATAATTGGTTCAGACCAACAAGAGTGAAGATTTGCTTTTTGTGTGAACTCTAAAAAACCTTGCCAGTTTTTATGTTCATCAATATTTTCAACAATAACTCTCTTTTTTGCAAAAGCTGCTGCACCACAAGAACCAACTTTTTTTCCTATTTTTGTTCCATTTACAGCATCATTATAAAACTTTGGTAAAGAAGGAGCTGCACCTGTAAGTAGTCTAGTCTTTGACTTATCCAATAAAAGAATTGAACATTTTGAAGGGAAACATCTTTTTTCTGCAAGTAATACAATTCTTTCTAGTAACTTATCTAAAGAACTTTCTATAGCTACATACTCTAATAACTCTTTATTATCTTTATAAATAACTTCATAATGCTTAGTTGTGGTTATATCTTCAATTAATCCCCAAACAACTTTTTTAGCATTATTTTCCTCTAAACTAAAACCACTAATTCTAATGGGAAATCTTGTTCCATCTTTTTTGATATACTCTTTTTCATTTGGTCCAAACCGCTTATACTTTGTCAAGTCTTTAAACTGCTGTTCTTCTTGTTCTTCATAACCTTTTGGAGTAATATCCCAAAAAGACAAGGATAGAAACTCACTTTTTGAATAACCTGTATAGTCTAATAAAGCTTGATTAACTTCTATAAACTTTCCTGTTTCTTGTTCAATCATTGCCATTCCAATAGGAGAAAACTCAAATAATATTTTGAACTTTTCTTCTGAACGAGCTAGTTTTAATTCAGACTCAATCATAATACAACCTCACATATTAGCAACCTTCAATTATTATAACAAATAAATTATTTCAATTACACTTTTTTAACAATTTAACTTTTATTTCTAATATTCTACCTTTCAAGTAAAAGCTTGTATAATTGAAAAAACAAAAGAGTTGATATGGCAATAGAAGATAAAGAAAAATGGAATAAAAAGTATAAAAACACTCCTGAACTTTTAGCAAGTAGACCCCAAAGTTATAAACTATCAAATATAATAATCTATACAAAGGGTTTAGATGCACTTGATGTAGCTTGTGGCTCAGGTAGAAATTCAATTTTTCTTGCAAATAGTGGTTTTAATGTAACTTCAGTTGATATTTCAGAAGTTGCACTTGATTCTTTAAATGAAAAGAATAACCCAAAAATAAAAACACAACTTGTAGATTTAGATACACATAAATTTGATGAAAATAGCTATGATTTAATCATAATGACAAATTTCTTAGATAGGAAAGCTATTCCTAAACTAGTTAAAGCTTTAAAAAAAGAAGGTGTTTTATTTATAGAAACCTATATGTTCCACCAAGAGAACGAAAAACCACCTTCAAACCCTGATTTTTTATTAAAAGAAGGGGAACTAAAATCTTTCTTTGATGAAAAAGAAGTAGAGACTTTAGAATATGATGAGTTTTTTAATGAAAGTTTTGAACTATACAAGATGAGAAAACAAGCAATTGCAATAAGAAAAAAATAGAGTTACTTAAAAGGTAACTCTATAATAAAACAAGCTCCTATGTAACTGCTATCTTTATAAGTATATGAATAGTTTTCAACATATAATTTACCATTCATATGGTTTCTTATAATCTCTTGACTCATATAAAGACCTATTCCTGTTCCTTGAGACTGATGTTTAGTTGTAAAATATGGTTCAAATATTCGAGATATAATCTTAGAATCAATTCCACCTGCATTATCCATAATCTTGATAATCACATTTTGTCCATCTAAATAAGAGTTAATCAAGATTAACTTTTCAGCTTCTTGCTTATCTAAGGCATCTTCTGCATTTTTTAGAATATTCATCATAACTTGAATAAACTCATTTTTTACACCATAAACTTCTAAGTTTTCTTCTATCTCATAATTAATAGAAATATTTTTATTTTTTCTATTTATACTTGATAAATCTAAAGCATCATGGATTGTTTTATTTATATTAAATAGTTGAACCTCTTTATCAAGCTTTAAAAAACTTCTAAAATCTTCAATTGTTTGAGATAAAAATTGGGCTGAATTATTAATTGCATTTAAAGACTTGATTTCATCTGCTTCTACACTAACACCAATGTTCTTTTGCACCATTATTCCAGTTGCTGCAGTTGAGATTACAGATAGTGGTTGTCTCCATTGGTGGGCGATATTTCCTATCATTTCACCCATTGCAGCCATTTTAGATTGCTGGAACAGTGCATAGTCTTTCTCTTTTAAAAGTTTTTCCCTAAGCTTTTGTTCTGTAATATCACTAAATACACCAATATAGTTTACTACTTCATTG contains:
- a CDS encoding methyltransferase domain-containing protein, with translation MAIEDKEKWNKKYKNTPELLASRPQSYKLSNIIIYTKGLDALDVACGSGRNSIFLANSGFNVTSVDISEVALDSLNEKNNPKIKTQLVDLDTHKFDENSYDLIIMTNFLDRKAIPKLVKALKKEGVLFIETYMFHQENEKPPSNPDFLLKEGELKSFFDEKEVETLEYDEFFNESFELYKMRKQAIAIRKK
- a CDS encoding PAS domain S-box protein encodes the protein MIESELKLARSEEKFKILFEFSPIGMAMIEQETGKFIEVNQALLDYTGYSKSEFLSLSFWDITPKGYEEQEEQQFKDLTKYKRFGPNEKEYIKKDGTRFPIRISGFSLEENNAKKVVWGLIEDITTTKHYEVIYKDNKELLEYVAIESSLDKLLERIVLLAEKRCFPSKCSILLLDKSKTRLLTGAAPSLPKFYNDAVNGTKIGKKVGSCGAAAFAKKRVIVENIDEHKNWQGFLEFTQKANLHSCWSEPIISSNNEVLGTFAIYNEKPSSPNSYDLKYIETYANIAAKAIEKHEYTSTLKNREKNLKLLFDNSHSGIVYVSKEGEILDANHRFAEMMGYESAKEFIGLHTTIFHISEKKRKEFYKKSHPSLIEDRTFDIEYKLKRKDNVPVWCRMSGKALDENRPADLSKGILWTINDISLRKKYEEQLNQKQILLKNILLTIPDMVWLKDQDGVYLACNPEFEKFFGDKEGNIVGKTDYDYVDKALADFFRMNDKKAMKAKGVNKNEEKVTYASDGREVLLHTSKKAMKDKDDNIIGVLGIGHDITELKRRENELKELNILANSLTKSQQVLLSLFDKGDSVLLKWKNDEIWTIEYASLSIKKLLGYSKKEFLNNEIDYFNCIHKDDLIRVKSEYKKSLNKKKDYFKHEPYRIITKSGQEKWVLDYTATEIDNENCVVNFIGYIIDITEQIKNQEMMYQQSKIASLGEMLGNISHQWRQPLSVIASVATGTKLKKEMGILEDEELMLNLDNINKYAQYLSSTIDDFRNFFLSDSQIKKSVNLKEAIFKVISLVKDSFKTKDITLILNLEDDLFFECNENLFIQALINLLNNANDALSNLDDSEFNRYVFIDLFKKKENFIITIKDNAMGIKKEYVNKIFEPYFTTKHQSQGTGIGLYMTNQIVTKHLGGEISVVNHEYSYLDQEYKGAEFTIKLLPK
- a CDS encoding GGDEF domain-containing protein, with the protein product MRKNITLYTIVMIIMLSVTISIFSLYNLRKTGIKSAIHNAQSISEVVKSGLTAHMINGNMQDVDTFINSASNIKNVEQLWLVRSKYVNEQFPSSHLKNPPRDDFDKKALATGKMQYIIEEEITSTTVRVTIPYNAVAEKGIDCLKCHQVEQGTTLGAVSIVLDISTIKEIGIESIYVITVLILTTIILFILVSRRLISPYLRLFDKFKININQATHGRFKGIVPPSGLSAEMIHITEDYNNLIQSFKDTAVDIDKKLQGFVGFKASNKNRNPLKDSKEIIDNLSNLYQFKKQIELDNTKEEIYDRLAEVLRNKFNLKNFSFVEIDMKKQKMTTMKECGESLYCDETLKNNPEACRAARTKSDVMSVQFHNTCPHFDSDKLYYCFNVDITQSLYLIINCVCDTQEELEELKEKTVFIKSYLKESVPSIEVKLLMNALQESAFTDGLTGLYNRKFLEEYTKKMLPQVKRDGTNIALLMLDMDHFKAVNDEYGHDIGDKVLKELARILNETVRESDIIIRYGGEEFMILLMGVNSDEDALNVARKIGDKVRENEIDVYAGNKLKKTVSLGLSMYPEDSSSFETVIKNADIALYEAKNSGRDKVVRFKEEQVSSVDLF